The proteins below come from a single Cricetulus griseus strain 17A/GY chromosome 6, alternate assembly CriGri-PICRH-1.0, whole genome shotgun sequence genomic window:
- the LOC100761216 gene encoding olfactory receptor 4B1-like → MASVNNMTELIITGLFQDPEVQKVCFVLFLPVYLATVLGNGLIVVMVSISKSLRSPMYIFLSSLSLVEICYSSTVVPKFITDLLAKVKTISLKGCLAQIFFFHFLGVAETFLLVVMAYDRYVAICKPLHYMNIMSHQVCHMLVAGSWLGGLIHSTIQILITIPLPFCGPNVIDHYFCDLQPLFKLACTDTFMEGVIVMANSGLMSIISLLILVSSYVTILVNLRNHSAEGRHKALSTCASHITVVILFFGPAMFLYLRPSSTFTEDKLVAVFYTVITPMLNPIIYTLRNAEVKNAMKKLWGK, encoded by the coding sequence ATGGCCAGTGTAAATAACATGACTGAACTTATCATCACTGGTCTTTTCCAGGATCCAGAGGTGCAGAAGGTGTGCTTTGTCCTTTTCCTCCCTGTGTACCTGGCCACAGTGCTGGGCAATGGCCTCATTGTAGTAATGGTCAGCATCAGTAAGAGTCTGCGTTCTCCCATGTATATCTTTCTCAGCTCCTTGTCCCTGGTGGAGATCTGCTACTCCTCTACTGTTGTCCCTAAGTTCATCACTGATTTACTTGCTAAAGTTAAAACCATCTCTCTGAAGGGCTGTCTGGCTCAGatattctttttccatttcttggGGGTTGCTGAGACCTTTTTGCTTGTggtgatggcctatgaccgctatgtggccatctgcaaacCTCTTCATTACATGAACATCATGAGTCATCAAGTGTGTCACATGCTGGTGGCTGGTTCCTGGCTGGGGGGCCTCATTCACTCCACAATCCAGATCCTCATCACCATTCCATTGCCCTTCTGTGGTCCCAATGTGATCGATCACTACTTCTGTGACCTCCAGCCATTATTTAAGCTTGCCTGCACTGACACTTTTATGGAGGGTGTTATTGTGATGGCCAACAGTGGTTTAATGTCTATAATCTCTCTCCTGATCTTGGTGTCCTCCTATGTCACCATTCTTGTCAACTTGAGAAACCATTCTGCAGAGGGGAGACACAAGGCCCTCTCCACCTGTGCCTCTCACATTACAGTGGTCATCTTGTTCTTTGGACCTGCTATGTTCCTTTATCTGAGACCTTCCTCTACATTTACTGAAGACAAACTTGTGGCTGTGTTCTATACCGTCATCACTCCCATGTTGAATCCCATCATCTACACACTTAGAAATGCAGAGGTAAAAAATGCCATGAAGAAGTTGTGGGGAAAATAG